The genomic DNA TGATCGCGCTCGCCGAGGAGTACCTGACCCAGTCGCCCTGACGGTTGCGCGCCATGCGGCTTCGGTCCTGTCCTGGCTGGGTTCGCAGCCGGTAGGCCGCGCGTGAGGCGAAGACCACGCCCCGTCCCGCCCCGCGGCGCCCCTCGGCAGGGCAGGCTTGCGCTCGACGAACTGGGCAGTCGAGGGTGATCCGCAGGAGGCAGGGATGGGCGAGAACAAGCTGGCGGTGGTCGGCGGCGGGCTGATGGGTTCGGGCATCGCGGAGGTCGCGGCGCGCCGCGGCATCACCACCGTGGTCACCGACATCTCCGACGCGGCGGCCGCGGCGGCGAAAGGGCGCGTCGAGAAGTCGATGGGCCGTTCGATCGCCAAGGGCAAGCTGGCCCAGGAGGACGCCGACGCGGCGATGCAGCTGCTGACCTTCTCGGGGTCCGTCGACGCGGCCGCAGACGCCGACATCGTCATCGAGGCCGCCACCGAGAACGCCGAGGCCAAGGACGCGCTCTTCCGCAAGCTCGGCGAGATCGTCCAGCGCCAGGACGCGATCCTCGCCTCGAATACCAGCTCCCTGCAGATCATTCGGCTGGGCACGGCGGCCGGGCGGCCCGAGTGGACCGTGGGTCTGCACTTCTTCTCGCCGGTGCCGTTGATGAAGCTGGTCGAGGTCATCCCGTCGCTGGCGACGGTGCCGGAAGCCAAGGATCGGGCGTTCGCGTTCGTCAGCGAGGGCCTCGGCAAGGAGGTCATCGAGGCGCCGGATCGGCCGGGGTTCGTCGTGAACGTCCTGTTGGTGCCGTACATGATGAGCGCCATCCGACTGCTCGAGGGCGGCCACGCCACCGCGGCGGACATCGACAAGGGCATGCGGCTCGGGTGTGGCCACCCGATGGGACCGCTGGAGCTCATCGACAACATCGGGCTCGACACGGTCCGCGGGGCGACGCTGGGGATGTTCAACGAGTTCAAGGACCCGATGTACGCCCCGCCGCCGCTGCTCAACCGCCTCGTCGACGCCGGCTTCCTGGGCAAGAAGACGGGCCGCGGGTTCTACGACTACAGCTCCTGACGGCGGGCCCGCCCCATCCGCCCGGCCGGCTCGGACCCCTCGCCGCCGACCGACGTGGGGCAGCGCTAGTCAAACGGGTCATCGCGCACCCGGTGCTCACCACGCCTGAGCATCGCCAGCGGGGAATCAACCGTCCCCGTGGCTGATGACCGCTCGTGACCTGCACGTTTGGTGCCATGGCACCCTTTGGGCAGGTCACGAGCGGTCGCTGGGCCGGGAAGCCGTGGGTGGGCACTGCTGAGGGCACGCGGAGTGCTGCCATCACGACGAGTTCTGCGCCCACAGCGGCGCTCACAGCGACGCGTGGTCATCACGAGGCGGAGAGTTCCCGGCGCACGTCGTACGGCGTCTTGTCCGGCCGCCACCCGCGCCAGGCGGGGTGCCGCAGCCGGCCGGTCTCGGTCCACTCGCCGTACGTCACCTCGCCCACCCGCACCGGCTCCACCCAGCGTGCCCCGCGCGCGTCGACGCGGGGGACGTCCGGTACGACGGGGGTGGCGCGCTCCAGCGGCGCGAGCTCGGCGCGGATCTCCTCCAGCGCGCGGTCCGTGAACCCGGTGCCGACCTTCCCGACATACCGCCACTGCCGCGGCGCTCCGGGGGGCCCATCCGGCCCGGCTCCGGCAACCGGCAGCCCCAACAGCAGCGCCCCGAGCGTGCCCGCCCGCCGCCCGGTCCCCGCCGTCCAGCCGACGACCACCACCTCCTGCGTCCGGACGTGCTTGATCTTCAGCCAACTGCGTGCGCGACGCCCGGGGAGGTAGGGACTGTCGAGTCGTTTCGCGATGATCCCCTCCAGCCGCAGCGACCGGCTCACGTCGAGCGCCACGCCGAGGTCACTGCCGAACGTCGTCGGCACGTGCACGTGGCCGCCCTCGGGGAGCAGTGCTTGCAGGAGTTCGCGGCGTCGCGGGTAGGGCTCCGCGAGCAGCGACACCCCGTCGAGGTGGAGCACGTCGAAGACCATGTAATGCGCCCGGATGCCGGCGCCGGGGTCGCCGCGGTTCTGCAGCCGGCCGAAGTTGGAGCGGCCGTCGGCGTCGAGCGCGACGACTTCGCCGTCGAGGACCGCCGCGTGCCCCGCGAGGAGGCTCGGCAGTTCGCGGAGTTCGGGGTACGCCGCCGTCAGATCGTTCCCGGCTCGGCTGCGAAACCGCGCCGCCCCCGGCGTACCGTCCTGATCGCCCACGACCGCCGCGACGGCCCGGTAGCCGTCCCACTTCACCTCGTACGCCCATCGCTCCGGCGCCCCGAGATCCGCCGCGGACCCGGCCACGGCCAGCATCGGCGCGATCACGGGCAGCTCATCGACACGGTCCATCGCTCCAGTGTGCGCCGACCGCGACCTCCCGCACGCGGCATCCGCGCGGATCCTGGCACGTCAGATCGTCGCGCGTCAGCCCGGCGCGTCAGATCCCGTCGGGTGCGGAGCCGAGCCGGCGGGCGTAGAGGTCGGGTCGGGGCGGGTGGCGCCGTACCCAGACGCGAGCCCCGAGCACCGAGACCCCACGGTCGTGGACGAGGAACTCGACGTCGATCCGGTCGATGTCCGGCTGGTTCTCCTTGAGCTGGGCGATGCGGATGACGAGGTCCTCCACGGCGGGCACATCCCGGGCCGGGAAGCCCGCCTCACCGGTGAGCATGGGCGCGAGCTTTACCTCCCGGACCATCGCGGCGACATCGTGGCGCGACAGGGGGGTGAGCCGATAGCTGGCATCGTGCAGGATCCGCGCGGCGACCCCCGCAAGCCGGAACGAGACCACGGGTCCGAGCTGGCGGTCCTCGCAAGCCCGCATGGACAGGTGCAGCCCGGCCCGGCCCATACTCTGCAGCACCACGCAGTGCCGCGCCGCGTCGCCGAACGTCTGGGTGAGCTGCCGCCAGGCCACCGCGAGTTCGTTCTCGTCCCGGATCCGGGCCCAGACGCGCTGGTCGGAGGCGTCACCCAGCGAGAAGTCCGTCACCTTCACGGCGACGTCCCAGCCCAACGCCTCCGCGGCGTCGACGGCCTCCTCGAGCTGGCTCACGCGGCGGTAGGGCAGGATCGGTACGCCGTAGTGGCCGAGGAGCGCGATGACCTCCTCGTCCGACAGGGCCCGACCGTCGGGGTGGTCCGCTAGCGCCCCGCTGACCAGGGCGGCCGCGCCGGGAGGGTCGATCCCGGGCAGGATCGGCAGAGTCGCGTCGGCCGCCCGACGCCACGCGGCGTACTGTTGCGCCTTGCTCAGCGCGAGGATGGCCCGCTCGGGCCCGGGGTAGGTCGGCACCGTTCCCCGATGCGGCGGCTGCTCGGGCACGGCGCCTGGGCGGGCGGGCCCTCGGTTCACGTCACCCGTGCATTCGCCGTTGCCGGAGATCACCGCGACGAGCGGTTTGCGCGGATGGTCGCCGAGGCGCCCGATCGCCGCCCGGATGTCGTCGAGCCGCACCTCGGTCTCCGCGGGCGCCGGGACGAAGACCGCCAGCACCGCGTCGATGTCGTCGTCGCTCATGGCGGCGCGGAGGCGCTGCTCGTACGTCGAGGCCGACAGCGCCGCCAGCCCGAGCCAGGTGGCGCGGGTCTGGAAGCCGGCCCGGATCGCGACGTCGGCGGCGATGATCGTCAGCTCGGGGGAATCGCCCACGATCGCCAGTCGGTTGCCCTGCGGCAACGGCTGGCGCACCAACAGCTGAGCGACGTCGAAAAGATGCTCGATGTGGTCGACCCGGACGACCCCGGCCTGGCGGAACATCGCGTCGACCACGGCTGCGGATGCGGCGGCGCTCGACGCGGCGGCGGCGCCGGCGGCGGCGAGGGCGTCCGCCGATCCCATGGGGCTCTCCGCGAGGGCGCCGTGGGCCGCGAGCTCGGAGCGCAGGCCGAGCGAGAACCCGCCGCGCCCCGAGGTGAGCACCACGATGGGCTTGCGCCGGCTCACCCGCCGGGCGATCCGCGAGAACTTCTCCGCGTTGCCGAGGGACTCGAGGTAGCTCAGGATGACCTCGGTCTGCTCGTCCTCGTCCCAGTACTGGAGCAGGTCGTTACCGGACACGTCCGCCCGGTTGCCCGCGGAGACGAAACTGGAGACCCCCAGACCCCGGTCGACGAGCATCCGCAGCGAGGTGAGGCTGAGGGGCCCCGACTGGCAGAAGAACCCGACCGGACCGGGGCGGGGCTGGACGTCACACATCGAGGCGTTCAGCGAGGTGCCCGCGGGGTTGATGATCCCGAGCGCACAGGGCCCGATCAGGCGCATCCCGGCCGATCGGCACTGCTCCAGCAGCTCGGCCTGCCGGCGCCTGCCCTGGCTGCCCGCCTCCGCGTAGCCGATCGAGACGACCAGCACCGCGTGCACCTTCTTGGCGGCGCAGTCCGCGACGACGCCCGGCACGAGCTCGGCCCGCACCGCGATGACCGCCAGGTCGACGGGCTCCGGCAGGTCGAGCACCGAGCCGTACGCCGGGATCCCGAACGCCGCGTCGATCGTCGGGTTGACCAGGTAGAGCCGGCCCTCGAACTCCCCGTCGAGCACGTTGCGCAGGAGTCGGCGCCCGGTCGACGTACGGCGTGCGCTGCCGCCGACCACGGCGACGCTGCGCGCCTCGAAGATGCGGCCCATGGAGCGCGCCTCGGCCCGATGCTCCCGAGCCGCCATGACGGCCATCGAGGTGTCGGTGGGCTCGACGGGGAAGGCGAACTGCACCGAGTCCCCGGTCATCGTGGTGCGCATCGCGTAGCCGGCGGCCCGGAAGGAGGCCATCATCCGGTCGTTCTCGGGAAGCACCTCCGCGTGCAGCATCGCGACCCCGAGTTCGCGGGCGATCTGGGCCAGATGCTCCAGGAGCAAGCCGCCCACGCCGTACCCGTGCAGTTCGTCGCGGACGACGAAGGCCACCTCCGCCTCGGTGGGCTGGGTCCGGGTGAAGTCGCCGATCGCGACCAGCTCCGCGCCACGGAAGACTCCGAGGACCACGCGGCGTTCCGCGTGATCGGCGTGGAGGAACATCTCCTTGTCGATCGCGCTGAGGGTGGGTCGCGGGGAGAAGAACCGGAAGTACTGACTGCGACCCGACAGCGCCGCCCAGAACCCGTCCAGCGCGGCCTCATCGGCGGGGCGGAGCGGACGCAGCCGCGCCGGCTGCCCGTCGGCGAGGAGGATGTCGGCCTCCCAGCGGGGAGCTAACCCTCGGCCCCCTCGACCGCCCGAAACCCCCGCCGGGTCGGCCACCCGATGACTCATCAGCTCCGCCCTCCCGCCTGCTCGCGCGCCCCGAGGGCCGGCGGGAGCCCCACCGTCGGTGCCCCGCCGGCACTCGCGATACGAGCCTACCGACCGGTCAGCGCGGGCTATGCAGCGCACGGGGCGCCGGCGCCAACCGGTCGATGGACGGGCTCACGCCGCCGACCGTCACGAGCACGGGACGAACGGGGCGAGCCGAGGGGGCTGGCGGGCAGCCATCGCGGCGAACCGGGCGCCCCGAAGAGGCGGGCGCTAACGGCGGCGGAGCATGCGGGCACGGCTCAGGGCGGTGGGCGGCACGCGCACACCGGCTCCCGGCGCCTCCGGCTAGTGGTGCATCCCGGGCATGGGCTGCGCCGGTGCAGCCGGACCGTTCTGCCAGCCCAGGACGCCGGGGTCGAGCATCCCCACGATCATGGCCACGTGCGCGACCACGAGGAAGACCCCGACGAAGATCACGTGCAGGCGGCGCGCCGTTCGTTCGTCGGAGCCGAGTAGGCCCACCTCCACCAGGGTGATGCCGATCATGGGGACGGCCCCGGCGACGTAGGCCAGCACCGCGATGATGTCGGCCGCGCCGCGCCACCCCCCGGAGAGGGTGAGCGGCAGCACGGCGTACCGCAGCAGGTGCACCCCGATCCCCAGCAACACCGGCCCGACGAGCAGGCCCGCGGCGCGACTGAGCCGCGCGACCCAGGGCGGGGCGGCCCCGAACAACAGTGCCAGCTCCGTGATGGCCAAGGTCTCGGCCAGGATGACCGGAATGGCCATGAAGATGAGCAGGTTCCAGGGCTGGAACACCGACAGCAGACCCATGTAGTGCGTCATGGGCATCCCACCGTCGCCGGCGCCGACGGTCCGGTCGGGCGCCAGCAGCCCGACCGCGAGCGCGACGGGGGCCACCACCGCCACGGCGAGTCGGGTGCGCCCCGAGTCCCGGCGCGACACGGTCGCTGGACGCGCCTGGGGTGGGCTGGTGACGGTCATGGCGGGTTCCTCCAAGCCGGGACATGTGGATGCGGGATGCCAGATGCGGATACGGTCCCCAGGCTCCCCGGCCGGCCCCGGCCGTAGGGGCGGGCAAACCCTGAAGAAACGATGAAGATGCGCGTCAGGGCGGCAGCGCCGGCAGGGACACCGCGAACGTCGCACCCCGGCCGAGGCCGGCGGACGAGGCCGTGACGTCCCCGCCGTGCGCGCGGACGATGGCGCGGCTGATGGTGAGGCCGATCCCCACGCCGCCGTGGTCCCGGTCGCGCGCGGCGTCGGTGCGGTAGAACCGGTCGAAGACGTGGGGCAGCTGCTCGGCGGCCAGGCCGTCCCCGGTGTCGACCACCTCGAGCCGCAGACCCGCGCTGCCCCGCGTCGCGCGCAGCACCACCTGACCCCCCGCGGGCGTGTGCCGCACCGCGTTGGCCAGGAGATTGTCGAGGGCCTGGGTCAGTCGAGACGGATCGCCGTGGAGGGTGGCAAGCCCCGGAGCGAGCTCGAGAACGAGGCGTACGCCGGTGCCGCGGGCCCGTTCTCGCGCGGCGACCGCCACGCCGTCGAGCCAGCTGGCCACGTCCATGGCGGTCGGCCGCAGGTTCAGATGGCCCTGTTCGGCGGCCGACACCTCGGCGACGTCCCGGGCGAGCTGCTCCAGGCGGTCGGTCTGCCGGCGCAACGCGGCCAGGGTCGGCCCGTCGGGGCGCGACACCCCGTCCTCGATGGCCTCCAGCAACGCCCGCAGCGAGGCGATGGGGGTGCGCAGTTCGTGCGCCAGGTCCGCGAGCATCCGGGCTCGGACCGCCTCCGTGCGCGCGAGCTGCGCTGCCATGTCGTTCAGGCTTCGCTGCACGACGGCCACCTCGGCGGTGGGATGCGCCACGGCGACGGCGGCCGAGTAGTCGCCGGCGGCCACGCGCGCGGCCGCCCGCGCGCAGTCCCGCAAGGGCGCGGCGATCCGACGCGAGACGAACAGCCCCAGACCGAGCGCTCCCGCCCCCGCCATGACCAGCCCCACCAGCAACGAGATAAGCCCGGCCGAGCGGAAGGCCTCGGCAGCGTGCAGCACCACCAGGGGCTGGTCTCCGTGGCCGGCCCGGCGCAGGTGATCGTCGAAGATCGGCGGACCCATGACGAGAGCGGTGAGCACTATCGTCACCGCCGTCGCCGTGATGGTGACGGCCTGGCCGGCCAAGAGCCGAGCGGCGAGGGTGACCTGCGGCCGCCCGTCGGTGCGCCGGGCCGCGGAGGCGTCGGGGGCACTCACGACGCGGACCCCATGCGGTAGCCCACCCCGCGGACCGTCACGATGTACCGCGGGCGCGCGGGGTCATCGCCGAGCTTGCGGCGGATGTGGCCGACATGAACGTCCACGAGGTGCTCGTCGCCGACCCACTCTGGGCCCCAGACCTCCGCCACGAGCCGGCGACGATCGAAGGCCAGTCGCGGCCGGGCCGACAATATGGCGAGCACGTCGAACTCGGTGCGGGTCAGCTCGACGGGCCGGCCGTCCACCTCGACGCGGCGGGCAGCCGGGTCGATGCACAGCGCCCCGAACCGCCGGATTGGTTGCTCGTCCGCACCGGCGGATTCGCGCCGCGGGCGGCGCAGCAGCACCTGCACACGGGCGACCAGCTCCCGCGGGCTGAACGGCTTGGTGACGTAGTCGTCTGCGCCCACGGACAGCCCCACCAACGTGTCGAGCTCGCCGTCGCGGGCCGTGAGCATCAACACGTAGCAGTCGCTGAAGGTGCGGATCTGGCGGCACACCTCGACCCCGTCGAGGCCCGGCAGGCCCAGGTCGAGGACGACCACATCCGGGGCGAACTCGCGGGCGCCGCGCACGGCCGCCGGCCCGTCGGCCACGGTCCGTGTGACGAATCCGGCCCGGTCGAGGTAGGCCGCGACGGTGCCGGCGAGGACCGGTTCGTCGTCGACGACGAGCACCCGGGCCGGGGAGGGCGTGGGGACGGTCATGCCCCAGTGTGGCCATCTGGCCGGCCCCGGCGGGCATCGGGTCCGTCGGCGGCGCGCGGCCGAACCCCATCGGCTCGACCCATCGG from Austwickia sp. includes the following:
- a CDS encoding permease, which gives rise to MPMTHYMGLLSVFQPWNLLIFMAIPVILAETLAITELALLFGAAPPWVARLSRAAGLLVGPVLLGIGVHLLRYAVLPLTLSGGWRGAADIIAVLAYVAGAVPMIGITLVEVGLLGSDERTARRLHVIFVGVFLVVAHVAMIVGMLDPGVLGWQNGPAAPAQPMPGMHH
- a CDS encoding HAMP domain-containing protein, whose protein sequence is MSAPDASAARRTDGRPQVTLAARLLAGQAVTITATAVTIVLTALVMGPPIFDDHLRRAGHGDQPLVVLHAAEAFRSAGLISLLVGLVMAGAGALGLGLFVSRRIAAPLRDCARAAARVAAGDYSAAVAVAHPTAEVAVVQRSLNDMAAQLARTEAVRARMLADLAHELRTPIASLRALLEAIEDGVSRPDGPTLAALRRQTDRLEQLARDVAEVSAAEQGHLNLRPTAMDVASWLDGVAVAARERARGTGVRLVLELAPGLATLHGDPSRLTQALDNLLANAVRHTPAGGQVVLRATRGSAGLRLEVVDTGDGLAAEQLPHVFDRFYRTDAARDRDHGGVGIGLTISRAIVRAHGGDVTASSAGLGRGATFAVSLPALPP
- a CDS encoding response regulator transcription factor, with protein sequence MTVPTPSPARVLVVDDEPVLAGTVAAYLDRAGFVTRTVADGPAAVRGAREFAPDVVVLDLGLPGLDGVEVCRQIRTFSDCYVLMLTARDGELDTLVGLSVGADDYVTKPFSPRELVARVQVLLRRPRRESAGADEQPIRRFGALCIDPAARRVEVDGRPVELTRTEFDVLAILSARPRLAFDRRRLVAEVWGPEWVGDEHLVDVHVGHIRRKLGDDPARPRYIVTVRGVGYRMGSAS
- a CDS encoding GNAT family N-acetyltransferase; translation: MSHRVADPAGVSGGRGGRGLAPRWEADILLADGQPARLRPLRPADEAALDGFWAALSGRSQYFRFFSPRPTLSAIDKEMFLHADHAERRVVLGVFRGAELVAIGDFTRTQPTEAEVAFVVRDELHGYGVGGLLLEHLAQIARELGVAMLHAEVLPENDRMMASFRAAGYAMRTTMTGDSVQFAFPVEPTDTSMAVMAAREHRAEARSMGRIFEARSVAVVGGSARRTSTGRRLLRNVLDGEFEGRLYLVNPTIDAAFGIPAYGSVLDLPEPVDLAVIAVRAELVPGVVADCAAKKVHAVLVVSIGYAEAGSQGRRRQAELLEQCRSAGMRLIGPCALGIINPAGTSLNASMCDVQPRPGPVGFFCQSGPLSLTSLRMLVDRGLGVSSFVSAGNRADVSGNDLLQYWDEDEQTEVILSYLESLGNAEKFSRIARRVSRRKPIVVLTSGRGGFSLGLRSELAAHGALAESPMGSADALAAAGAAAASSAAASAAVVDAMFRQAGVVRVDHIEHLFDVAQLLVRQPLPQGNRLAIVGDSPELTIIAADVAIRAGFQTRATWLGLAALSASTYEQRLRAAMSDDDIDAVLAVFVPAPAETEVRLDDIRAAIGRLGDHPRKPLVAVISGNGECTGDVNRGPARPGAVPEQPPHRGTVPTYPGPERAILALSKAQQYAAWRRAADATLPILPGIDPPGAAALVSGALADHPDGRALSDEEVIALLGHYGVPILPYRRVSQLEEAVDAAEALGWDVAVKVTDFSLGDASDQRVWARIRDENELAVAWRQLTQTFGDAARHCVVLQSMGRAGLHLSMRACEDRQLGPVVSFRLAGVAARILHDASYRLTPLSRHDVAAMVREVKLAPMLTGEAGFPARDVPAVEDLVIRIAQLKENQPDIDRIDVEFLVHDRGVSVLGARVWVRRHPPRPDLYARRLGSAPDGI
- a CDS encoding 3-hydroxybutyryl-CoA dehydrogenase, which gives rise to MGENKLAVVGGGLMGSGIAEVAARRGITTVVTDISDAAAAAAKGRVEKSMGRSIAKGKLAQEDADAAMQLLTFSGSVDAAADADIVIEAATENAEAKDALFRKLGEIVQRQDAILASNTSSLQIIRLGTAAGRPEWTVGLHFFSPVPLMKLVEVIPSLATVPEAKDRAFAFVSEGLGKEVIEAPDRPGFVVNVLLVPYMMSAIRLLEGGHATAADIDKGMRLGCGHPMGPLELIDNIGLDTVRGATLGMFNEFKDPMYAPPPLLNRLVDAGFLGKKTGRGFYDYSS
- the ligD gene encoding non-homologous end-joining DNA ligase, translating into MDRVDELPVIAPMLAVAGSAADLGAPERWAYEVKWDGYRAVAAVVGDQDGTPGAARFRSRAGNDLTAAYPELRELPSLLAGHAAVLDGEVVALDADGRSNFGRLQNRGDPGAGIRAHYMVFDVLHLDGVSLLAEPYPRRRELLQALLPEGGHVHVPTTFGSDLGVALDVSRSLRLEGIIAKRLDSPYLPGRRARSWLKIKHVRTQEVVVVGWTAGTGRRAGTLGALLLGLPVAGAGPDGPPGAPRQWRYVGKVGTGFTDRALEEIRAELAPLERATPVVPDVPRVDARGARWVEPVRVGEVTYGEWTETGRLRHPAWRGWRPDKTPYDVRRELSAS